The Cyprinus carpio isolate SPL01 chromosome B17, ASM1834038v1, whole genome shotgun sequence genome has a window encoding:
- the papss2a gene encoding bifunctional 3'-phosphoadenosine 5'-phosphosulfate synthase 2a, with product MPGNATPKPDLQKSTNVVYQAHHVSRSKRGQVVGTRGGFRGCTVWLTGLSGAGKTTVGFALEEYLVSHGIPCYSLDGDNIRHGLNKNLGFTSKDREENIRRIAEVAKLFADAGLVCITSFISPFTKDRTEARRIHEKAGLPFFEVFVNAPLDVCESRDVKGLYKKARAGQIKGFTGIDSEYECPEAPELVLKTGELTENECIQQLVELLKEQSIIPSGVIEEINELFVPENRLKLAQTDASTLPSISITKLDLQWVQVLAEGWASPLKGFMREREYLQVIHFNTLLDGGTINLSIPIVLPVATEVKERLQGSLAVALEYQGKCVAILRNPEFYEHRKEERSAHQWGTTCPKHPYIKMVLESGDWLVGGELEVLERIRWNDGLDQYRLTPRELKERFKEMKADAVFAFQLRNPVHNGHALLMTDTRRRLEERGYRRPVLLLHPLGGWTKDDDVPLDWRMKQHAAVLEDGILDPQSTIVAIFPSPMMYAGPTEVQWHCRARMVAGSNFYIVGRDPAGMPHPESGQDLYDPSHGGKVLSMAPGLTSVEIIPFRVAAYNKTKKAMDFYDKDRHADFEFISGTKMRKLARSGENPPEGFMAPKAWKVLTEYYTSLQKDQ from the exons ATGCCTGGAAACGCAACACCAAAACCG gatCTGCAAAAATCCACTAATGTGGTTTACCAGGCCCATCATGTCAGCCGCAGCAAGAGAGGGCAGGTCGTGGGAACCAGAGGAGGTTTCAGAGGATGTACAGTCTGGCTCACAG GTCTGTCAGGGGCTGGTAAGACAACAGTGGGATTCGCTTTAGAGGAGTATCTGGTCTCTCACGGCATTCCCTGCTACTCCTTGGATGGGGATAACATCCGTCACGGTCTGAATAAGAACCTGGGCTTTACTTCTAAGGATCGAGAGGAGAATATTCGGCGTATTGCTGAAGTGGCCAAACTGTTTGCAGATGCTGGGCTGGTTTGCATTACAAGTTTCATCTCGCCGTTTACCAAA GACCGTACAGAGGCCCGGAGGATCCATGAGAAAGCAGGTTTGCCATTTTTTGAGGTGTTTGTGAACGCTCCTCTAGATGTGTGCGAGAGCAGAGACGTTAAAGGACTCTACAAAAAAGCAAGAGCTGGACAGATTAAAG GCTTCACTGGTATAGATTCTGAATATGAGTGTCCAGAGGCTCCTGAGCTGGTTCTGAAGACCGGAGAGCTCACAGAGAATGAATGCATTCAGCAGCTGGTGGAACTTTTGAAGGAGCAG AGCATCATTCCCAGTGGAGTTATAGAGGAGATTAATGAACTCTTTGTGCCTGAGAACAGACTGAAGCTGGCACAGACAGACGCCAGCACCCTGCCCTCTATCAGCATCACCAAG CTGGACTTACAGTGGGTGCAGGTGTTGGCTGAAGGATGGGCTAGTCCTCTGAAGGGTTTCATGAGGGAAAGAGAATACCTACAAGTCATTCACTTCAACACCCTACTTGATG GTGGTACCATCAATCTCTCAATACCCATTGTCCTTCCTGTTGCAACGGAGGTTAAAGAACGTCTACAAGGCAGTTTGGCTGTGGCTCTGGAGTACCAGGGAAAATGTGTCGCCATCTTACGGAACCCAGAGTTCTATGAGCATCGAAAGGAAGAGCGAAGTGCACACCAGTGGGGGACAACATGCCCCAAACACCCTTATATAAAG ATGGTTTTGGAAAGCGGTGATTGGCTGGTAGGAGGTGAGCTAGAGGTATTGGAGCGAATCAGATGGAACGATGGGCTGGATCAGTACCGTCTCACTCCACGGGAGCTAAAGGAGAGATTTAAAGAGATGAAAGCAG ATGCAGTGTTTGCTTTTCAACTCAGGAACCCGGTGCACAATGGCCATGCCCTGCTTATGACCGACACACGTCGACGACTGGAGGAACGTGGGTATCGAAGGCCAGTGCTGCTTTTGCATCCTTTGGGTGGCTGGACCAAAGATGATGATGTGCCTCTGGACTGGAGGATGAAACAGCATGCGGCCGTGCTGGAGGATGGCATTCTAGACCCACAATCCACCATTGTGGCCATCTTTCCCTCCCCTATGATGTACGCTGGGCCTACAGAG GTCCAGTGGCACTGTCGTGCAAGGATGGTAGCAGGTTCTAATTTCTACATTGTGGGTCGTGATCCTGCTGGGATGCCCCATCCAGAGTCAGGACAGGACCTGTATGATCCATCTCATGGAGGTAAAGTTCTATCCATGGCCCCTGGACTCACCTCTGTGGAAATTATCCCCTTCAGAGTGGCTGCATACAATAAGACCAAGAAGGCTATGGACTTCTATGACAAAGACAG ACATGCTGATTTTGAGTTCATCTCCGGCACCAAGATGCGCAAGCTGGCCCGCAGTGGAGAGAACCCTCCTGAAGGCTTCATGGCCCCTAAAGCCTGGAAGGTCCTCACAGAGTATTACACTTCTCTACAGAAAGACCAGTGA
- the LOC109108028 gene encoding multiple inositol polyphosphate phosphatase 1-like: protein MVKQVVTTCFVLFHCIISYWAFMSSCSIQSSTKIIIPAIARYFGTRSRYEDVNTYLIDDILAINNSLVTLPSSKCSEIHMTVIIRHGTRYPTTKNIKKMRKFYDLVVRDAAVNWNYLSEIKSQWKMWYTDDMDGRLVDKGREDHRHLAQRLIKWFPSLLTQENVRQRRVKLITSSKHRCVNSTIAFRKGLMEGLNIEDELEISVNDTLMRYFEQCKRFVKEVENNDTALEELQRFNDGPEMKRIVEKMADRLEVPYTNITDESVEAGFFLCAYEFAIQNLNSPWCQLYDEVDAQVLEYAGDLKQYWKRSYGYEINSKSSCILFHDLFHRLDQVVAQINSDDIVSEAVTVQVGHGETLLPLVTLLDLFKDDTHLSSTDFATQHNRIFKSGKIVPYAANLLVVLYKCPEGIRMGVRMNEKSLTLPGLTDPVPMYEDVKKRYRALLEGCDQETVCKINNS, encoded by the exons ATGGTCAAACAAGTGGTAACAacatgttttgttctttttcattgCATTATAAGTTACTGGGCGTTTATGTCATCTTGTAGCATCCAGTCATCCACAAAAATCATAATTCCAGCCATCGCCAGGTATTTTGGCACCAGAAGTCGCTATGAAGATGTCAACACGTACTTAATCGACGACATTTTGGCCATAAACAACTCCCTCGTCACGCTGCCTTCCTCGAAATGCAGCGAAATTCATATGACAGTTATTATCCGGCACGGGACGAGGTACCCGACCACTAAAAACATTAAGAAGATGCGCAAGTTTTATGATCTCGTCGTGCGTGATGCGGCTGTCAACTGGAACTATTTGTCAGAGATAAAGTCGCAGTGGAAGATGTGGTACACGGATGATATGGACGGGCGACTGGTGGACAAGGGCCGTGAGGATCACAGGCACCTGGCGCAGAGACTCATCAAATGGTTCCCTTCTTTGCTGACCCAGGAAAATGTGCGTCAAAGACGCGTGAAACTGATCACCAGCTCCAAGCACAGGTGTGTGAACAGTACCATCGCTTTCAGAAAGGGACTAATGGAAGGACTCAACATAGAAG ATGAGTTAGAAATTTCTGTGAACGACACTTTGATGCGTTACTTTGAACAGTGCAAACGGTTTGTGAAAGAAGTGGAGAACAACGATACCGCCTTGGAGGAATTACAACGTTTTAATGATGGCCCTGAGATGAAAAGAATAGTGGAGAAAATGGCTGACAGGCTGGAGGTCCCTTACACCAACATCACCGATG AATCAGTGGAAGCAGGTTTCTTCCTGTGTGCATATGAGTTTGCTATCCAGAACCTGAACTCACCCTGGTGCCAGTTGTATGACGAAGTAGATGCACAG GTGCTGGAGTATGCTGGTGACCTGAAACAGTACTGGAAGCGAAGCTATGGGTATGAAATCAACAGCAAGTCAAGCTGCATCCTCTTCCATGATCTTTTCCATCGTCTTGACCAAGTTGTAGCCCAGATCAA CTCAGATGATATTGTATCGGAGGCTGTGACAGTGCAGGTCGGCCATGGTGAGACGCTGTTACCCCTTGTCACCCTGCTGGATCTGTTCAAGGATGACACCCACCTCAGCTCAACTGACTTTGCAACCCAGCACAACAGAATATTTAAAAGTGGGAAGATTGTGCCATACGCTGCCAACCTGCTGGTAGTGCTGTATAAATGCCCAGAGGGGATTAGGATGGGTGTGCGAATGAATGAGAAATCTTTGACCTTGCCTGGACTCACTGACCCCGTCCCAATGTATGAGGATGTGAAGAAACGCTACCGTGCTCTGCTAGAGGGTTGTGACCAAGAGACAGTGTGTAAAATTAACAATTCATGA